In Mycobacterium gallinarum, a single window of DNA contains:
- a CDS encoding ABC transporter permease, translating to MPVTGGSVPVRHPAQHRSLKSPSRLSPQAYLATTTRILRQLAADHRSVAMILVVPSLVITLMYFMFQNAPHPPGAPSPFNNACLIMLGVFPLIVMFLITSITMQRERVSGTLERILTTPLRRLDLLAAYGTAFSIAAAAQATLACIVSFWFLGLDTAGSPILVFTIAIINAVLGVGLGLLCSAFARTEFQAVQFMPLVIAPQLLLCGIIVPRDVLPDWLQWISNVMPASYALEALQQVGAYAEPTFIAVRDIAVVIGFAVVALCLAAATLRRRTP from the coding sequence ATGCCAGTCACTGGAGGAAGCGTTCCTGTCCGTCATCCGGCACAGCACCGCAGCCTGAAGAGTCCCAGCCGGCTGAGCCCGCAGGCCTACCTGGCCACCACCACGCGGATCCTGCGCCAGCTCGCCGCCGATCACCGCAGCGTGGCGATGATCCTCGTCGTCCCGAGCCTCGTCATCACGCTGATGTACTTCATGTTCCAGAACGCACCGCATCCACCCGGTGCACCGTCGCCGTTCAACAATGCCTGCCTGATCATGCTGGGGGTGTTCCCGCTCATCGTGATGTTCCTGATCACGTCGATCACCATGCAGCGCGAACGCGTTTCGGGCACGCTGGAGCGGATCCTGACGACTCCCCTGCGCCGATTGGACCTGCTGGCCGCTTACGGCACCGCCTTCTCGATCGCCGCCGCCGCGCAGGCGACGCTCGCCTGCATCGTGTCGTTCTGGTTCCTCGGCCTCGATACCGCGGGCAGCCCCATCCTGGTGTTCACCATCGCGATCATCAACGCGGTTCTCGGGGTCGGGCTGGGGCTGTTGTGTAGTGCGTTCGCCCGCACCGAGTTTCAGGCGGTGCAGTTCATGCCGCTGGTGATCGCTCCGCAGCTACTGCTGTGCGGCATCATCGTGCCCCGCGACGTGCTGCCCGATTGGCTGCAATGGATCAGCAACGTGATGCCCGCCAGCTACGCTCTGGAAGCGCTGCAACAGGTCGGCGCGTACGCCGAGCCGACCTTTATCGCGGTGCGCGACATCGCCGTCGTCATCGGCTTCGCCGTCGTGGCGCTGTGCCTGGCCGCGGCGACGTTACGACGAAGGACACCGTAA
- a CDS encoding TetR/AcrR family transcriptional regulator, whose protein sequence is MTTNAERKRPGRPPGTSDTRERILASARELFARNGIDKTSIRAIAADADVDPALVHHYYGTKTELFAAAIHIPIDPMQIIGPLKQIPVEEIGHTLPRLLLPLWDSELGKGFIATLRSILAGNDISLFRSFLQEVVAREVGSRVDDPPGSGIIRVQFVASQLVGVVMARYILELDPFKTLPVEQIAETIGPNLQRYLTGELPGFA, encoded by the coding sequence TTGACCACCAACGCAGAACGCAAGCGTCCCGGGCGACCGCCCGGAACGTCCGACACCCGCGAACGGATTCTTGCCAGTGCGCGGGAGTTGTTCGCCCGCAACGGGATTGACAAGACATCGATCCGCGCAATTGCCGCCGACGCGGACGTGGATCCCGCACTAGTGCATCACTACTACGGCACCAAGACCGAGCTGTTCGCCGCGGCGATTCACATCCCCATCGACCCGATGCAGATCATCGGTCCGCTGAAGCAGATACCCGTCGAGGAGATCGGCCACACGCTGCCACGACTTCTGCTGCCGCTGTGGGACTCCGAGTTGGGTAAGGGGTTCATCGCCACTTTGAGATCGATTCTGGCCGGCAATGACATCTCGCTGTTTCGATCGTTTCTGCAGGAAGTTGTCGCCAGGGAAGTCGGCTCCCGCGTAGATGATCCGCCCGGAAGCGGGATCATCCGCGTGCAATTCGTCGCATCGCAACTGGTCGGCGTGGTGATGGCGCGCTACATCCTGGAGTTGGATCCGTTCAAAACGCTGCCGGTCGAGCAGATCGCCGAGACCATTGGGCCGAACCTGCAGCGCTACCTCACCGGGGAGCTACCCGGATTCGCCTGA
- a CDS encoding Trm112 family protein, translated as MLDEKLLNILVCPEDRGPLLLVGDEFLYNPRLRRAYRIEDGVPVLLIDEAVTITDDAEHNRLLERSGESG; from the coding sequence GTGCTCGACGAAAAACTTCTGAACATCCTCGTCTGCCCCGAGGACCGCGGCCCGCTACTCCTGGTGGGCGACGAATTCCTGTACAACCCGCGGTTGCGGCGTGCGTATCGCATCGAGGACGGCGTTCCCGTCCTGCTGATCGACGAAGCCGTCACCATCACCGATGACGCCGAACACAATCGGCTGCTGGAGCGGTCAGGCGAATCCGGGTAG